DNA from Streptomyces sp. NBC_01260:
CGCCTGGAATCTGGCCGAGCTGGCCGAACTGCGGCGCACCGGCGGGCTCGACGCGGTCGCGGCCCGGCTGGCGCAGGAGCCCGCGCCGGAGGCGACCGGCCCGGAGGGGGAGGCGCCCGCCGACGGCGACGGCCGCCGCATCCGGATGCCCACCGGTTACGAGATGAACCCCTGGGCGGACCTCCAGCCGCCCGGTGAGGGGACGCCCACCGGACGGAAGCTGTGGCACCAGAGCCCGGGGAGCGCGGGATGAGCGAGCAGCCCGAAACCCTCCAGCCCGCAATCCTCTGTCTGCGGTTTCGCCGGGTCGGCGGCGGCGCTCCGGACGGGGCCGGCTACGCGGGGTTGCTGGCCCTGCTCGGTTCGTTCACCCCGGCCGTGGAGGCGGCGCCGCCCGACGGGGCGCTCGCCGATGTGCGGGGCGCGCTGCGCTACTTCGGGCGGGACGCGGCCGGCCTGGCCGCGGTGGTCCGGGTCCGCGCGCTGGCCCTGCACGGGGTGGACTGCGCGATCGGGGCCGCCGAGAACCCGATGCTGGCGCGGATGGCGGCGCGGCGGGCCGTGCCCGGGACGACCTTCGTGGTGCCCGTCGGCGGGGCCGCCGCCTTCCTCGCGGACCGGCCGGCCGCCGCACTGGACGGCGTCGGGGCCGCGACGGCCCGCACCCTGTGCGGATACGGGCTCGACTCCGTCGGCCGGATCGCGGCCGCCCCGCTCGGCACCCTCCAGCGGATCACCGGGGTGCGGACCGGGCGCGAGCTGTGGGAGCGGTCGCGGGGCATCGACCGTACGGCGGTGGTGCCGAACGCCGCCGCCCGGTCGGTCGCCGCCGAACGCACCTTCCCGCGCGACGAGCTGGGCCGGGAGCGGCAGCGGCGCGCGCTCATGTCGCTCACCGAGGAACTGGGGGCGAGGATGCGCGGCGAGGGGCAGGTGTGCCGCTCGCTCGCGGTCTCCGTGCGCTATGCCGACCGGACCGGTTACTCGACGCTGACCCGCAGCCGTACGCTCCGCGAGCCCACCGCCCACTCCGCGGAGCTCACCGCGCTCGCGTACCGGATCCATGACTCGTTCGCCCTGCAGCGGGCCCGGGTGCGGGGGATCGCCCTGCGCGCCGAGGGGCTCGGTGACGCCGGGCGGGCCGCGCACCAGCTGACGTTCGATCCGGTGGACGAACGGGCGCGGCGGATCGAGGCGGTGGCGGACCGGCTGCGGGCCAGATTCGGACCGCAGGCCGTGATGCCGGGGCGACTCGCGGCCTGAACCTCGGGCCGCGGAGTGTCCTGAAGCTACGGTTACCACCGCGTCAGTTTTTACCGACGCGTAACTTCCCAGGCAACCTTACTCGTGCGTAAGTTGGCATGAGCACGCAGAACATCGTCAGAACTTGTGGTCCGGGCCGCAGGGTGCACAGACATCGCAACTCCCTTGAGCCGCAAGGAGAACACACGATGCTGCCCTGGACCCGTGCGCCGCGCACCCCACGAGCGCGCAGAATCCTCGCCGCACTGCTCCTCGCAGTCGCCGCGGTCGCCACCCCCACGGCCACTGCCGCTGCGGCCACCCCCACCGCCGCCACGGCCACCTCGCGTGGCTGGAACGACTACTCCTGCAAACCCTCCGCAGCCCACCCCCGGCCGGTCGTCCTGGTCCACGGAACCTTCGGGAACTCGGTCGACAACTGGCTCGTCCTCGCCCCCTACCTGGTGAACCGGGGCTACTGCGTCTACTCGCTCGACTACGGGCAGCTCCCCGGTGTGCCGCTCTTCAACGGCCTGGGACCGATCGACAAGTCGGCCGGGCAGCTCGCGGTCTTCGTCGACAAGGTGCTCGCCTCCACCGGGGCGCCCAAGGCGGACATCGTCGGCCACTCCCAGGGCGGCATGATGCCGAACTACTACCTGAAGTTCCTCGGCGGGGGAGCCAAGGTGAACGCCATGATCGGGCTCGCGCCCGACAACCACGGCACCACCCTCCTGGGCCTGACCAAGCTGCTCCCGTACTTCCCCGGCGCCGAGGACCTGCTCAACGCCGGCACGCCCGGACTCGCCGACCAGGTGGCCGGATCCCCCTTCGTCACCAAGCTCAACGCGGGCGGCGACACCGTGCCCGGCGTGCACTACACCGTCATCTCGACCAGGTACGACGAGGTCGTGACCCCGTACCGGACGCAGTTCCTGGACGGGCCCGACGTGCACAACGTCCTGCTCCAGGACCTGTGCCCGGCCGACCTGTCCGAGCACGTCGCGATCGGGACCGTGGACCGGGTCGCCTACCACGAGGTGGCGAACGCCCTGGACCCGGCGCACGCCACCCGGACCACCTGCGCCTCGGTCGTCGGATAGGGCCTTTCGTCCGGATCGGGCCGGGACCGGACGGCCCCGGGAGCGCCCGGGGCCGTCCGCCCGCTCAGCGGCCGCGCCGTGCGCTGGGGACGGCCCGGCGCCTGACCGAGGCGAACAGTGCGGCCGCGCCCACGGCGAGCGCGGCCGCGCCGCCGATCGTCAGGTACGACGTGCCGCTGCCGCCACCCGTCTCGGCGAGGCCGGGGCCGCCCGTGGCGGGTGCGACGGAGGCGCTGTCCGGCTCGGGGGCGTTGGCCGCCGCACTGGGAGTGCCGGCCGCCTCCGTGACCGCCGCGCCCGTATCGGCGTCGTCGTCACCGTGGCCGCCGTGCTCCACCGACGACTTGGCCTCGGCCCCGGTGATCTCCTGCTCGGACGGGGCGGACGCGGACGGAGCCGGAACCGCGGCGACCGACCCGCTTCCGCCCGCGTCGCCGCTGCCCGCAGCGCCCTTGTCCGCACCGCCGAAGACCACGTCGGAGCAGGCGTAGAACGCTTCCGGTGAGTCGGAGCGCTGCCAGACGGTGTAGATCAGCTGCCGTCCCGCGCGCTTCGGCACGGTGCCGTCGAAGACGTACGACCCGTCCACCAGCTTCGGGTCGGTCGCTCCCGCGAACGGCCTCTCCTCCAGGTCCGACCACTTCAGCGGCTTCGCCGGGTCGTAGCCGGCCGTGGTGAGATACAGCGCGAAGGAGCCCCTGTGCGGGGCGGTGGCCCGGAAGCGGAAGGTGTGGCTGCCCGCCGCCAGCTTCGTCGCCGGCCAGTCCGCGCGCGGCAGATCGAGCCCCTTGAACTTGTCGTTGCCCGCGCTGCACAGCTTGCCGTCCGGGATCAACTGCCGGTGCTTGCCCGCCGCGTTGGCGATGTTGACGCCGTTCCAGTCGTACAGCGCCTGGGTGCCGGCCGCCGCGACCGCCGCCACGCAGGCCGCGGACCGCGGGTGTTCGGGCCCTTCGGCGAAACAGGCCGAGACCCGGCTGACCGGGTCCGACAGCGAGCCGTGCGCCGAGGCCGGGGCCGCGGCCAGAACGGTCAGCGCGAGCGGTGCCGCACCGAGCACGGCGATACCGGCGGCCCTGCGACGGGCGGTGGTGATGACGGCCATGGTGGCGGTACTCCTTCGGCGGTCCACGTCTGGTGTGTGCAAGCTAGCTGCCGCCAGGCCCCGGACCGGCCTCGGAACGGGCCTGGTGGCGATCGTTATGACGGTCTTAAGGAGCCCCTCAGAATCGATTAAGAACGACCGGCCCGGATCGCGGTCCCCGATTGCCCCGGACCGAATTCAGCCGCTGTCAGAGGCAGATGGCACGATCGGTGCATGACGACGATCGACTGGGACTCCGCCGCCGATTCCTTCGACGAGGAGCCCGACCACGGTCTGCTCGACCCCGTGGTCCGGCACGCCTGGGCGCAGCGGCTGGAGAGCTGGCTGCCCCGGGAGCGTGCCGAGGTTCTCGACCTGGGGTGCGGCACCGGAAGCCTGGCGCTGCTCGTCGCCGGGCAGGGGCACCGGGTCACCGCGGTGGACCGCTCGCCGCGCATGGTGGAGCAGGCGCGCGCCAAGCTGGCCGGGACGGGCACCGAGGTGCTGGCCGGGGACGCCGCCGCGCCGCCCGTCGGCAAGCAGCGGTTCGATGTGATCCTGGCCCGGCACGTGGTGTGGCTGCTGTCCGACCCGGCGGCGGTCCTGCGGCACTGGTTCGGTCTGCTGCGGCCCGGCGGCAGGCTGGTGCTGATCGAGGGCGTGTGGAACGGGGTCGGGCTGTCCGCCGGGCAGCTCACCGCGCTGCTCGCCCCGTTCACCGAGCGCATCCACCACGAGCGGCTCTCCGGCGACCGTGATCTCTGGGGCAAGGACGTCGACGACGAGCGCTACGCCCTGGTCGCCCGTGCCGAACCGCCGCGCCGGCACACCGAGGTCGTGGACGTGCATCTGATCCTGCGGCGCGGCTCCGACGTCCTGCTCGCCCGCCGAGCCGGTACGGGGTACGCGGACGGGCTGCTGCACGCCCCGTCCGGACATGTCGAGGACGGCGAGGACGTCCGCGAGGGCATGATCCGCGAGGCGGCCGAGGAGACCGGGATCGCCCTCGATCCGGAGGAGTTGCGGGTGGCCCTCGTCATGCAGCACCGGGGGCCCGGCGGCACTCCCCGGACCGGCTGGTTCTTCGAGGCGGAGTACGACCCGGCCCGGCCGCCGTACAACCGCGAACCGGACAAGTGCTCGGAGCTGGCGTGGTTTCCGCTGGCCGCCCTTCCGGACGACATGGTCGCGTACTGCCGGGCCGGACTCGACGGCTACCGGGCGGGGGAGCGCTTCCTGATCCACTGGCACGAGGACGGCGACACCGTCGCGTACGAACCGCGCGGACCGCGCCGTGCGGTCCCGCTGCCGGGCGGCGGGGTCCGCACCGGACGGGTCCACCACATCGAGCTGTGGGTGCCCGATCTGGCGGCGGCCGAGACGGGGTGGGGCTGGCTCCTCGGCGAGCTGGGCCATGTCCCGTACCAGCGGTGGGCGCACGGGCGCAGCTGGCGGCGGGGTGACAGCTACGTCGTGATCGAGCAGTCGCCCGACCTGGTCCCCGGAGCGCACGAGCGGTGCCGTCCCGGCCTCAACCACCTGGCGTTCCACGTGGCGGACCGGGCAGCCCTCGACGCACTGGTGGCCCGCGCTCCTGAGCACGGCTGGCGGCTGCTCTTCACGGACCGTCACCCTCACGCGGGCGGCGACGGACACGTGGCCGCCTACCTGGAGGACGCGGCGGGGTACGAGGTGGAGCTGGTGGCCGGCTGAGGGGCCCTCGGCCGGGCCGGCGGTGCGGGGGGCTCCGCCGGGCCCGGCGGTGCGGGGCGCTCAGCCCAGCAGGCCGGCGAAACCCTCCGGGGTACGGGCGAGGCGTTCCAGCTCGTCCAGCGCCTCGACGGCGGCACGTGCCGCCTCCGGGTCTCGATCGGCCAGTCCGCTCTCCTCGAACTCGTCCTCGTCCAGCCGCAGTACGCCGGAACGGTCCGCCGACACCCACAGATCGAGGTCCAGGTCCTCCACGACCAGCTCGCCGTCCCGCAGCACGGCCGGGCGGGTCACATCGCAGTACCAGCCCTTGAGTTCGCCCGCGCCGCTGCGGACCTCCTTCACCGCGAACCAGGCGTCGCGCCAGTAGTGCTCGGTGAGCACATCACCCGGCTCGAAGCGTACGAAGCCGAAGTCGCGGACCCGGGCGGAGGCCCAGGGCGCCCGTACCGTCACCCGGGTGCCGTTGTCGGCGAGCAGGGCGGCCGGGTAGCTGATCTTGGCCTTTCCGGCCTTGACCAGGACGACGGTCAGTCCGGCTTCAGCCGAGGTGGCGGACATAACGTACCTCCGTGGCACAGATCTCGTAGCCGAAC
Protein-coding regions in this window:
- a CDS encoding DNA polymerase Y family protein, translating into MSEQPETLQPAILCLRFRRVGGGAPDGAGYAGLLALLGSFTPAVEAAPPDGALADVRGALRYFGRDAAGLAAVVRVRALALHGVDCAIGAAENPMLARMAARRAVPGTTFVVPVGGAAAFLADRPAAALDGVGAATARTLCGYGLDSVGRIAAAPLGTLQRITGVRTGRELWERSRGIDRTAVVPNAAARSVAAERTFPRDELGRERQRRALMSLTEELGARMRGEGQVCRSLAVSVRYADRTGYSTLTRSRTLREPTAHSAELTALAYRIHDSFALQRARVRGIALRAEGLGDAGRAAHQLTFDPVDERARRIEAVADRLRARFGPQAVMPGRLAA
- a CDS encoding esterase/lipase family protein — its product is MLPWTRAPRTPRARRILAALLLAVAAVATPTATAAAATPTAATATSRGWNDYSCKPSAAHPRPVVLVHGTFGNSVDNWLVLAPYLVNRGYCVYSLDYGQLPGVPLFNGLGPIDKSAGQLAVFVDKVLASTGAPKADIVGHSQGGMMPNYYLKFLGGGAKVNAMIGLAPDNHGTTLLGLTKLLPYFPGAEDLLNAGTPGLADQVAGSPFVTKLNAGGDTVPGVHYTVISTRYDEVVTPYRTQFLDGPDVHNVLLQDLCPADLSEHVAIGTVDRVAYHEVANALDPAHATRTTCASVVG
- a CDS encoding lytic polysaccharide monooxygenase auxiliary activity family 9 protein gives rise to the protein MAVITTARRRAAGIAVLGAAPLALTVLAAAPASAHGSLSDPVSRVSACFAEGPEHPRSAACVAAVAAAGTQALYDWNGVNIANAAGKHRQLIPDGKLCSAGNDKFKGLDLPRADWPATKLAAGSHTFRFRATAPHRGSFALYLTTAGYDPAKPLKWSDLEERPFAGATDPKLVDGSYVFDGTVPKRAGRQLIYTVWQRSDSPEAFYACSDVVFGGADKGAAGSGDAGGSGSVAAVPAPSASAPSEQEITGAEAKSSVEHGGHGDDDADTGAAVTEAAGTPSAAANAPEPDSASVAPATGGPGLAETGGGSGTSYLTIGGAAALAVGAAALFASVRRRAVPSARRGR
- a CDS encoding trifunctional class I SAM-dependent methyltransferase/NUDIX hydrolase/VOC family protein — its product is MTTIDWDSAADSFDEEPDHGLLDPVVRHAWAQRLESWLPRERAEVLDLGCGTGSLALLVAGQGHRVTAVDRSPRMVEQARAKLAGTGTEVLAGDAAAPPVGKQRFDVILARHVVWLLSDPAAVLRHWFGLLRPGGRLVLIEGVWNGVGLSAGQLTALLAPFTERIHHERLSGDRDLWGKDVDDERYALVARAEPPRRHTEVVDVHLILRRGSDVLLARRAGTGYADGLLHAPSGHVEDGEDVREGMIREAAEETGIALDPEELRVALVMQHRGPGGTPRTGWFFEAEYDPARPPYNREPDKCSELAWFPLAALPDDMVAYCRAGLDGYRAGERFLIHWHEDGDTVAYEPRGPRRAVPLPGGGVRTGRVHHIELWVPDLAAAETGWGWLLGELGHVPYQRWAHGRSWRRGDSYVVIEQSPDLVPGAHERCRPGLNHLAFHVADRAALDALVARAPEHGWRLLFTDRHPHAGGDGHVAAYLEDAAGYEVELVAG
- a CDS encoding DUF402 domain-containing protein translates to MSATSAEAGLTVVLVKAGKAKISYPAALLADNGTRVTVRAPWASARVRDFGFVRFEPGDVLTEHYWRDAWFAVKEVRSGAGELKGWYCDVTRPAVLRDGELVVEDLDLDLWVSADRSGVLRLDEDEFEESGLADRDPEAARAAVEALDELERLARTPEGFAGLLG